In Clostridium sporogenes, one genomic interval encodes:
- a CDS encoding UDP-N-acetylmuramoyl-tripeptide--D-alanyl-D-alanine ligase → MENVKLEEIIKAVNGELVITGEKDEYNSVSTDTRKIEKGDIFIALKGESFNGNNFVETAIEKGASLCIVSEINFDKEKIGKSSYVIKVESTNKALLDLAKYYKSKLDIKVVAITGSTGKTSTKDLVAAVLSEKYKVFKTEGNFNNEIGLPLMIFKLDKSYDIAVLEMGMNHFNEIHNMAEAAKPDIAIITNIGISHIENLGSRENILKAKLEVTDFFSKDSILIINGDNDLLSNFESDKYKVCKIGTEKKIDFNGENLNLEEESIEFDILEQGETAYKGFNVNVPGKHNVLNSLTAIACGKILDMNYKEIQTGIKKLKATSMRLDIIKEKGFTIINDCYNASPDSMKAAIDVMKNVKGKRTIALLGSMRELGNEGYRAHREVSEYAKEKGIDLLFSIGEFSEAYKEGFEEINKENYKSFLNNEEAAKYIKNIIKDGDIILVKASRAMKLEEIVKELRIKQEK, encoded by the coding sequence GTGGAAAATGTTAAACTAGAAGAAATAATAAAAGCAGTTAATGGTGAGCTAGTGATAACTGGAGAAAAAGATGAATATAATTCAGTAAGCACAGATACAAGAAAGATAGAAAAGGGAGATATATTTATAGCCCTAAAAGGAGAAAGTTTTAATGGAAATAACTTTGTAGAAACTGCCATAGAAAAGGGAGCGTCTTTATGCATAGTAAGTGAAATAAATTTTGATAAAGAAAAAATAGGTAAATCTTCTTATGTAATAAAGGTAGAGAGTACTAATAAGGCTCTTTTAGATTTAGCTAAATACTATAAAAGTAAACTAGATATAAAAGTGGTTGCTATTACTGGATCTACAGGAAAAACATCTACAAAGGATTTAGTGGCGGCTGTGCTTTCAGAAAAATATAAAGTATTTAAAACAGAAGGAAATTTTAATAATGAGATAGGACTTCCTCTTATGATCTTTAAATTAGATAAAAGTTATGATATAGCAGTTTTAGAAATGGGCATGAATCATTTTAATGAAATACACAATATGGCAGAAGCAGCAAAGCCAGATATAGCTATAATAACTAATATAGGTATATCTCATATAGAAAATTTAGGATCTAGAGAAAATATTTTAAAAGCAAAATTGGAAGTAACAGATTTCTTTAGTAAGGATAGTATTTTAATAATAAATGGAGACAATGATCTTCTATCAAATTTTGAAAGTGATAAATATAAGGTATGCAAAATAGGTACAGAGAAAAAAATTGATTTTAATGGAGAGAATTTAAATTTAGAAGAGGAAAGTATAGAGTTTGATATATTAGAACAAGGTGAAACAGCCTATAAAGGTTTTAATGTGAATGTACCAGGAAAGCATAATGTGCTTAATTCTCTTACAGCTATAGCCTGTGGAAAAATTTTAGATATGAACTACAAGGAGATACAAACTGGAATAAAAAAGTTAAAAGCTACCTCTATGAGACTAGACATTATTAAGGAGAAGGGCTTTACTATAATAAATGATTGTTATAATGCAAGTCCCGATTCTATGAAAGCGGCTATAGATGTAATGAAAAATGTAAAGGGAAAAAGAACTATAGCTTTATTAGGTTCCATGAGGGAACTTGGAAATGAGGGATATAGAGCTCATAGAGAAGTTTCTGAATATGCAAAAGAAAAGGGAATAGATTTATTATTTTCTATAGGAGAGTTTAGTGAAGCCTATAAGGAGGGTTTTGAAGAAATAAACAAAGAGAATTATAAAAGCTTCTTAAATAATGAAGAAGCAGCAAAATACATAAAAAATATAATAAAAGATGGTGATATAATATTAGTTAAAGCATCTAGAGCTATGAAGCTAGAAGAAATAGTAAAAGAACTAAGGATAAAACAAGAAAAATAG
- a CDS encoding UDP-N-acetylmuramoyl-L-alanyl-D-glutamate--2,6-diaminopimelate ligase, producing the protein MDLNLILKSLEYSFVKEDKKEIEKIEYDSRKVKEGDLFVCIEGYATDGHKYAEKAYDNGAKVIVCEKDLEDLSCYKDCTIIKVPDSRKALAIMASNYYGNPSKHIKIIGITGTNGKTTSTFMMKAILEKAGYKVGLLGTIANYIGNKKIESNRTTPESLELQKLFKDMVDEKVDYCVMEVSSHSLYLDRVYGVEFKEAIFTNLTQDHLDFHKTFENYFNSKLILFKNAQNSVINIDDSYGEKVLKKALGNKVTYGVERNCDLKAENLHMHSRGVEFDTIFKNEKETIVLNIPGKYNIYNALGSIGACLLEGISLQTIKEALEDISVPGRCEIVTKNYDLGYDVIVDYAHTPDGLENILATAREFTKGRLISVYGCGGDRDRTKRPIMGKVGSDLSDIAIITSDNPRTEDPSLIIKDVLEGIEKDNYIVVEGRRDAIKKAMEIAKENDVIVVAGKGHEDYQILKDRTIHFDEREVIEELIKEI; encoded by the coding sequence ATGGATTTAAATTTAATATTAAAATCATTAGAATATTCTTTTGTAAAAGAGGATAAAAAGGAAATAGAAAAAATAGAATATGATTCAAGAAAGGTTAAAGAGGGAGATTTATTTGTTTGTATAGAAGGATATGCAACAGATGGTCATAAATATGCAGAGAAAGCTTATGACAATGGAGCTAAAGTAATTGTTTGTGAGAAAGATTTAGAAGACTTATCTTGTTACAAGGATTGTACTATAATAAAGGTTCCAGACAGTAGAAAAGCCTTAGCTATAATGGCATCTAATTATTATGGTAACCCATCTAAACATATTAAAATAATAGGTATTACAGGAACAAATGGGAAAACTACTTCTACTTTTATGATGAAAGCTATATTAGAAAAAGCAGGATATAAAGTTGGACTTTTAGGAACTATAGCAAATTATATAGGAAATAAAAAAATAGAATCCAATAGAACTACTCCAGAATCTTTAGAATTACAAAAATTATTTAAAGATATGGTAGATGAAAAAGTAGATTATTGTGTAATGGAAGTATCTTCTCATTCTTTATATTTAGATAGAGTTTATGGCGTAGAATTTAAAGAGGCTATATTCACAAATCTAACACAGGATCATTTGGATTTTCATAAAACCTTTGAAAACTATTTTAACTCCAAACTAATTTTATTTAAAAATGCTCAAAATTCAGTGATAAATATAGATGATAGTTATGGAGAAAAAGTATTAAAGAAAGCTTTAGGGAATAAAGTAACCTATGGAGTAGAAAGAAATTGTGACTTAAAAGCAGAAAATTTACACATGCATTCTAGAGGAGTAGAATTTGATACTATATTTAAAAATGAAAAAGAAACTATAGTTTTAAATATACCAGGGAAATATAATATATATAATGCGCTAGGAAGTATTGGTGCCTGCCTTTTAGAGGGGATTTCTTTACAAACTATAAAAGAAGCACTAGAGGATATATCTGTACCAGGAAGATGTGAAATTGTAACTAAAAACTATGATTTAGGTTATGATGTTATAGTAGATTATGCTCATACACCAGATGGATTAGAAAATATATTAGCTACTGCTAGAGAGTTTACAAAGGGAAGATTAATAAGTGTATATGGATGTGGTGGAGATAGAGATAGAACTAAAAGACCTATTATGGGAAAAGTAGGATCAGATTTAAGTGATATAGCTATAATAACCTCAGATAACCCAAGAACAGAGGATCCATCCCTTATAATAAAAGATGTGCTAGAAGGTATAGAAAAAGATAATTATATAGTAGTTGAAGGAAGACGAGATGCAATAAAAAAAGCTATGGAAATAGCCAAAGAAAATGATGTTATAGTAGTCGCAGGAAAAGGACATGAAGATTATCAAATATTAAAGGATAGAACTATTCATTTTGATGAAAGAGAAGTAATAGAGGAGTTAATAAAAGAAATATAA
- a CDS encoding stage V sporulation protein D, with protein sequence MSNSKYRDKVIIRKRMVFIFALLILAFIALVIKMGTIMIGQSPKLKKLAVDQWTSEVKIDAKRGRILDRNGNELAVSANVYRVDLDMNTLRSTMEERKLSKNDVASKLSKALDMEQKEVEKILGKKLPNGLPLASATLKRRIEKDKADKVRELNLRGVLVSADTKRYYPNNNFLSHVLGHTNSDGRGLTGVELYYNNILSGKPGVRIAETDNKSKELPYTISEYTKPEDGKDLILTIDEMIQHFSEKAAEQALKDNKAKAVSVVVMDPKTGEVLAMANKPDYNPNDPWQEGKSYEELQQNWRNRSVNDTFEPGSVFKVFTAATALEENLITSEDKFTCNGSITIGKRTIRCWKSGGHGTQNFIEILKNSCNVGFAQLGHKIGKEKLNSYIQKFGFGKKTGIDLPGEAPGITKKTENISDIDLATISFGQANTLSIVQYLQAFNAVANGGNLIKPHVMKEIGHFDEEKNKEIIEKKNTIDSKQVLNNNKMATLRSYLEKVVAEGGGKKAYIAGYHIGGKTGTAQKAGKGGYMPGKYVASFAGMAPANDPRITVFVSIDEPDPSNYYAGQIAAPAAQGLFKDIFNYLALKSDAEGEDIAKSLLKDITIPEIRGKTKEEAEKILKDLKLDCEIQSKGEYVVDMNPKPGYTVKEGSKIVLYTGNSQNYNKVVVVPNVKGHTVEEAMSVLNSIGLRGDIQGDGIISHQSIEANKEVKKGTMVNLKAEPIGD encoded by the coding sequence TTGTCAAATAGTAAGTACAGAGACAAAGTTATAATTAGAAAAAGAATGGTGTTTATATTTGCTCTTTTAATTTTAGCTTTTATAGCTTTAGTAATAAAAATGGGAACTATAATGATAGGTCAGTCTCCAAAGTTAAAAAAACTAGCAGTGGACCAATGGACAAGTGAAGTAAAAATTGATGCTAAAAGAGGTAGAATATTAGACAGAAATGGCAACGAGCTAGCAGTAAGTGCTAATGTATACAGAGTAGATTTGGATATGAATACTTTAAGAAGTACTATGGAAGAAAGAAAATTATCTAAAAATGATGTAGCATCAAAACTTTCAAAAGCATTAGATATGGAACAAAAAGAAGTTGAAAAAATATTAGGTAAAAAGCTTCCTAATGGATTACCTTTAGCCTCTGCCACTTTGAAGAGAAGAATAGAAAAGGACAAGGCTGACAAGGTAAGAGAATTAAATTTAAGAGGAGTCTTAGTATCTGCAGATACTAAAAGATACTATCCTAATAATAATTTTTTATCTCATGTATTAGGACATACAAATTCCGATGGAAGGGGACTTACAGGGGTAGAGTTATACTATAACAATATATTATCAGGTAAGCCAGGGGTAAGAATTGCTGAAACGGATAACAAAAGCAAGGAATTACCTTATACTATTTCAGAATATACTAAACCAGAGGATGGAAAAGATTTAATATTAACTATAGATGAAATGATACAACACTTTAGTGAAAAAGCAGCAGAGCAAGCTTTAAAGGATAATAAAGCAAAGGCAGTATCTGTAGTAGTAATGGATCCTAAAACTGGAGAAGTACTAGCTATGGCAAATAAGCCAGATTATAATCCTAATGATCCTTGGCAGGAAGGGAAAAGCTATGAAGAACTTCAACAAAACTGGAGAAATAGATCGGTTAATGATACTTTTGAACCAGGATCTGTATTTAAAGTTTTTACAGCAGCTACGGCTTTAGAAGAAAATTTAATAACCTCCGAGGATAAGTTTACTTGTAATGGAAGTATAACTATAGGGAAAAGAACTATACGTTGCTGGAAAAGTGGAGGACATGGTACTCAAAATTTTATAGAAATACTTAAAAACTCTTGTAACGTAGGTTTTGCACAGTTAGGTCATAAGATAGGTAAAGAAAAATTAAATTCATATATTCAAAAATTTGGTTTTGGTAAAAAAACTGGTATAGATCTTCCTGGGGAAGCTCCAGGGATAACAAAGAAAACGGAAAATATATCAGATATAGATTTAGCTACAATATCCTTTGGTCAAGCTAACACGTTGTCTATAGTACAATATCTCCAAGCTTTTAATGCAGTGGCTAATGGAGGAAATCTTATAAAACCTCATGTTATGAAAGAAATAGGACATTTTGATGAGGAAAAAAATAAAGAAATAATAGAAAAGAAAAATACTATAGATAGTAAGCAAGTTTTAAATAACAATAAGATGGCTACCCTAAGAAGCTACTTAGAAAAAGTAGTAGCAGAAGGGGGAGGTAAAAAGGCTTATATAGCAGGTTATCATATAGGTGGTAAAACTGGTACAGCTCAAAAGGCTGGTAAGGGTGGATATATGCCTGGTAAATATGTAGCTTCCTTTGCAGGAATGGCACCAGCTAATGATCCAAGAATAACAGTATTTGTTTCTATTGATGAACCAGATCCTTCAAATTACTATGCAGGTCAAATAGCAGCTCCAGCAGCACAGGGGTTATTTAAAGATATATTTAATTATTTAGCATTGAAAAGTGATGCTGAAGGAGAAGATATAGCTAAAAGTCTTTTAAAGGATATAACCATTCCAGAAATTAGAGGTAAGACAAAAGAAGAAGCAGAAAAAATATTAAAGGATTTAAAATTAGACTGTGAAATACAGTCTAAAGGAGAATACGTAGTAGATATGAATCCTAAACCAGGGTATACTGTAAAAGAAGGTAGCAAAATTGTTCTTTACACAGGAAATAGTCAAAATTATAATAAAGTAGTAGTTGTTCCAAATGTAAAAGGGCATACCGTAGAAGAGGCTATGTCTGTATTAAATAGTATAGGATTAAGAGGGGATATACAGGGTGATGGAATTATTTCTCACCAAAGTATAGAAGCAAATAAGGAAGTTAAAAAAGGAACTATGGTTAACTTAAAAGCAGAACCAATAGGGGATTAA
- a CDS encoding cell division protein FtsL, with translation MVMLEGKNRFSGNTVLKPQYEPQIEKDKDKEKEKKEQYKRNKKVQQKLLKKKFKTLRNIIIVFILGITLVARYGILYGMQKELTNINSEISEVEKESENLKVELVHYSNLSNIEKVAGQNLKMVPPNKDSAIYTDLSYDNFKKENSKNHIGEKHNGFLEFFSNLKKVLF, from the coding sequence TTGGTAATGTTAGAAGGAAAAAATAGATTTAGTGGGAATACAGTTTTAAAACCACAGTATGAACCACAGATAGAAAAAGATAAAGATAAAGAAAAAGAGAAAAAAGAGCAATACAAAAGGAATAAAAAAGTACAACAAAAGCTTTTAAAAAAGAAATTCAAAACTTTAAGGAATATTATTATAGTTTTTATATTAGGGATTACTTTAGTTGCTAGGTACGGAATATTATATGGCATGCAAAAGGAGTTAACTAATATAAATAGTGAGATATCAGAAGTAGAAAAAGAAAGTGAAAATTTAAAGGTAGAATTAGTTCATTATAGTAATTTAAGCAATATAGAAAAGGTAGCAGGACAAAACCTTAAAATGGTACCACCTAATAAGGATTCAGCAATATATACGGACTTAAGCTACGATAACTTTAAAAAAGAAAATTCTAAGAATCATATTGGAGAAAAGCATAACGGTTTTTTAGAGTTTTTTTCTAATTTAAAGAAAGTGCTATTTTAA
- the rsmH gene encoding 16S rRNA (cytosine(1402)-N(4))-methyltransferase RsmH gives MEFKHISVLLEETIDSLNIKEDGIYVDCTLGGGGHSEEILKKLSYKGKLIGIDQDTSALKAAKERLKNYENVIYVHNNFYNIDSILEELDIEKVDGIVMDLGVSSYQLDEASRGFSYMKDAPLDMRMNRDENFSAYDVVNSYGEEELFKILKNYGEEKFSKKIARFIVERRTEKSIETTGELVEIIRKAIPAKFQREGHPAKRTFQAIRIEVNKELQILNKAIEDSVNRLNKDGRLSIITFHSLEDRIVKVKFKELEKPCTCPPSFPICVCGKKPQIKIITKKPMEPSKEEKEINSRSRSAKLRVCRII, from the coding sequence ATGGAGTTTAAACATATATCTGTATTATTAGAAGAGACTATAGATTCACTTAATATAAAGGAAGATGGTATATATGTGGACTGTACCTTAGGTGGTGGAGGACATTCTGAAGAAATATTAAAAAAATTATCCTACAAGGGAAAATTAATAGGTATAGATCAAGATACAAGTGCTCTTAAAGCAGCTAAAGAAAGATTAAAAAATTACGAAAATGTAATTTATGTACATAATAATTTTTATAATATAGATAGTATTTTAGAAGAGCTAGATATAGAGAAAGTTGATGGTATAGTAATGGATTTAGGGGTATCTTCTTACCAATTAGATGAAGCTTCAAGAGGCTTTAGTTATATGAAAGATGCACCTTTAGATATGAGAATGAATAGAGATGAAAATTTTTCAGCCTACGATGTAGTAAATAGCTATGGAGAGGAAGAGCTTTTTAAGATATTAAAAAATTATGGGGAAGAAAAATTTTCTAAAAAAATTGCTAGATTTATAGTAGAAAGAAGAACAGAAAAATCTATAGAAACTACTGGGGAATTAGTAGAGATAATAAGAAAAGCTATTCCAGCTAAGTTTCAAAGGGAAGGGCATCCTGCTAAAAGAACATTCCAAGCTATAAGGATAGAAGTAAATAAGGAACTTCAAATATTAAATAAAGCTATAGAAGATAGCGTAAATAGACTAAATAAAGATGGAAGATTAAGTATAATAACCTTTCACTCATTAGAGGATAGAATAGTAAAGGTCAAATTTAAAGAGCTAGAAAAACCCTGTACTTGCCCACCAAGCTTTCCAATTTGTGTTTGTGGAAAGAAACCACAAATAAAAATAATAACAAAAAAACCAATGGAACCCTCAAAGGAAGAAAAAGAAATTAACTCTAGAAGTAGAAGTGCAAAACTTAGAGTATGTAGAATAATTTAA
- the mraZ gene encoding division/cell wall cluster transcriptional repressor MraZ — translation MFIGEYNHSLDTKNRIIIPAKFREELGKNFVLTKGLDGCLYVYPKSQWEVLQKKLETLPLTNKNARAFVRFFFSGAHELELDKQGRTLIPQNLLEYGQIQKEIVSIGVSNRIEIWSREKWEEYNNSNIDYDSIAEQMSELGI, via the coding sequence ATGTTTATAGGGGAGTATAATCATAGTTTAGATACAAAAAATAGAATTATAATCCCGGCAAAGTTTAGAGAGGAATTAGGAAAGAACTTTGTATTGACTAAAGGATTAGATGGTTGTCTTTATGTATATCCTAAAAGTCAGTGGGAAGTTCTTCAGAAAAAATTAGAAACTCTACCTCTAACCAATAAAAATGCTAGAGCTTTTGTAAGATTTTTTTTCTCAGGAGCTCATGAATTAGAGCTAGATAAACAGGGGAGAACATTAATACCACAAAACCTTTTAGAATATGGACAAATACAAAAGGAAATAGTAAGTATAGGAGTTTCCAATAGAATAGAAATTTGGAGTAGGGAAAAATGGGAAGAATATAATAACTCTAATATAGATTATGATAGTATAGCAGAGCAAATGAGCGAATTGGGAATATAA
- the ychF gene encoding redox-regulated ATPase YchF, producing MKLGIVGLPNVGKSTLFNAITKAGAESANYPFCTIEPNVGVVSVPDKRLDVLEKMYNSKKKVPTAIEFYDIAGLVKGASKGEGLGNKFLSHIREVEAIVHVVRCFEDSNIVHVDGSVDPIRDIETISLELIFSDIELMQRRIEKNSKLAKSGNKEAKQESALMEKIVSHLEEGKPVRTLELEEDEEKLVKSYFLLTSKPVLYAANVSEDDLMSGNPENEFVKKVKDFAKAENSEVITLCARLEEELSTLEDDEKAEMLSEYGLKESGLDKLVQSSYKLLGLISFLTAGQVEVRAWTIVKGTKAPKAAGKIHTDIEKGFIRAEVISYDKLIECGSEAHAKEKGFFRLEGKEYVMQDGDIVNFRFNV from the coding sequence ATGAAATTAGGAATAGTTGGTTTACCTAACGTAGGTAAAAGTACATTATTTAATGCAATAACAAAAGCAGGAGCTGAATCTGCTAACTATCCATTCTGTACCATAGAACCAAATGTAGGAGTAGTTAGTGTACCAGATAAAAGATTAGATGTTTTAGAAAAAATGTATAACTCTAAAAAAAAGGTTCCTACTGCTATTGAGTTTTATGACATCGCTGGATTAGTTAAAGGAGCAAGTAAAGGAGAAGGACTAGGGAATAAGTTCCTATCTCATATAAGAGAAGTTGAAGCTATTGTTCATGTAGTAAGATGTTTTGAAGACTCAAATATAGTACACGTAGATGGTTCTGTGGACCCTATTCGTGATATAGAAACTATTAGTTTAGAACTTATATTTTCTGATATAGAATTAATGCAAAGAAGAATAGAAAAAAATAGTAAACTAGCTAAGAGTGGAAATAAAGAAGCTAAACAAGAATCCGCTCTTATGGAAAAAATAGTTTCTCATTTAGAGGAAGGTAAGCCTGTAAGAACTTTGGAACTTGAAGAAGATGAAGAAAAATTAGTTAAAAGTTATTTCCTTTTAACTTCAAAACCTGTTTTATATGCAGCTAATGTATCTGAAGATGATTTAATGTCTGGAAACCCTGAAAATGAATTTGTTAAAAAAGTTAAAGATTTTGCAAAGGCTGAAAACTCTGAAGTAATAACTTTATGTGCAAGACTTGAAGAGGAGTTATCAACTTTAGAAGATGATGAAAAAGCTGAAATGCTTTCAGAATATGGACTAAAAGAATCTGGACTTGATAAGCTCGTTCAATCTAGTTATAAATTATTAGGACTTATAAGCTTTTTAACTGCAGGTCAAGTTGAAGTTAGAGCTTGGACTATAGTTAAAGGCACAAAAGCACCTAAAGCTGCTGGCAAAATCCATACTGATATTGAAAAAGGTTTTATAAGAGCAGAAGTTATATCTTATGATAAACTTATAGAATGTGGTTCTGAAGCCCACGCTAAAGAAAAAGGATTCTTTAGACTTGAAGGAAAAGAATATGTAATGCAAGATGGAGATATTGTAAACTTTAGATTTAATGTTTAA
- the trhA gene encoding PAQR family membrane homeostasis protein TrhA, with translation MLNEFYTKGEEIANAITHGIGALLSIAALVILIVFSAKYGDAWYVTSYSIFGACLFILYLESTLYHSLQGKKVKKLFRIFDHSSIFLLIAGTYTPFILTSLRDPLGWTIFGIEWGLTLIGIILKVFTTGKYEKLSTGIYIFMGWLIMLHAKKLVLVIPRISLIYLIVGGVIYTVGAFLFMLDDIPYNHPIWHLFVIGGSVFHFFSLFYMIPR, from the coding sequence ATGTTAAACGAATTTTATACTAAAGGTGAAGAGATAGCAAATGCTATAACTCATGGTATTGGTGCTTTATTGTCTATAGCTGCTTTAGTTATTTTAATTGTATTTTCAGCTAAATATGGAGATGCTTGGTATGTAACAAGTTACAGCATATTTGGAGCATGCCTTTTTATATTATATTTGGAATCCACCTTATACCATAGTCTTCAGGGGAAAAAAGTAAAAAAATTATTTAGAATTTTTGATCATTCCTCTATTTTTCTTTTAATTGCAGGTACCTATACTCCTTTTATACTTACTTCTCTTAGAGATCCTTTAGGTTGGACTATATTTGGTATAGAATGGGGGCTTACTTTAATAGGAATTATCTTAAAAGTATTTACAACTGGTAAATACGAAAAACTATCTACTGGTATATATATTTTTATGGGTTGGCTTATAATGCTTCATGCTAAAAAATTAGTTTTAGTTATCCCCAGAATATCCCTTATATATCTTATAGTAGGTGGTGTTATTTATACTGTTGGAGCTTTTCTTTTTATGTTAGATGATATACCTTATAATCATCCTATATGGCATTTATTTGTAATAGGTGGAAGTGTTTTTCACTTTTTCTCACTTTTCTATATGATACCTAGATAA
- a CDS encoding M28 family peptidase: protein MNYLNYISNKITKDFGIRHTYNEKTNFLEFVDKELKSLGYETEIIQGKNVKQCRNLCTVEGNADIIFTAHYDTPGTMPKFLGFIFKLFGHTRQIIGSIIYIIIILLIIRFMRNILNISMSYMVVVILIIFPMLIKNKKNYNDNSSGVITLLNIAYELKNNESLKKKVDKIKIVFLDNEESGLLGSNLLSKYWEEKDKYFKEKKIINFDCVGIGNMPIVYYSKELDYELADLLQIALTSYKNNSKKFMCKYYPLSDDFSFRKNPAVSIIFSNNSIIPGGYYIPNVHCSKDNVLELENIQWLTRQILKKI from the coding sequence ATGAACTATTTAAATTATATTTCTAATAAAATTACTAAAGATTTTGGAATAAGACATACTTACAATGAAAAAACAAATTTTTTAGAATTTGTAGATAAGGAATTAAAATCTTTAGGATATGAAACAGAGATAATACAAGGGAAAAACGTAAAGCAATGTAGGAATTTATGTACAGTAGAAGGCAATGCAGATATTATATTCACAGCTCATTATGATACTCCAGGTACTATGCCTAAGTTCCTTGGATTTATTTTTAAACTTTTTGGTCATACAAGACAAATAATAGGTAGCATAATATATATTATTATTATTTTATTGATAATTAGATTTATGAGAAATATATTAAATATAAGTATGTCTTATATGGTAGTAGTTATATTAATTATTTTCCCTATGCTTATAAAAAATAAGAAAAATTACAATGATAACTCAAGTGGAGTGATAACCCTTTTAAATATTGCATATGAACTAAAAAATAATGAGAGTTTGAAGAAAAAGGTGGATAAAATAAAAATAGTATTTTTAGATAATGAGGAAAGTGGTTTGCTGGGATCTAATTTACTATCAAAGTATTGGGAAGAAAAGGATAAATATTTTAAAGAGAAGAAAATAATTAATTTTGATTGTGTAGGAATAGGAAATATGCCTATAGTATATTACTCAAAAGAGCTAGATTATGAATTAGCTGATTTGTTACAAATTGCTTTAACTTCTTATAAAAATAACAGTAAGAAATTTATGTGTAAATATTACCCATTATCCGATGACTTTTCATTTAGAAAAAATCCAGCTGTAAGCATAATTTTTTCCAATAACAGTATAATACCAGGAGGGTATTATATTCCTAATGTACATTGTTCAAAAGATAATGTTTTAGAATTAGAAAATATTCAATGGTTAACAAGACAAATATTGAAAAAAATTTAA
- the nadA gene encoding quinolinate synthase NadA codes for MKTNLKDEIAYLKKERNAIILAHYYQKPEIQDIADAVGDSYYLSKIAKDCSESTILFCGVKFMAESAKILSPDKTILLPVFDAGCPMADMVSKKDVLSLRENHPDAKVVCYINSSAEVKSVCDVCCTSSNAINIIKNLQEKKIIFIPDKNLGEYVQSQIPDKEIILWNGFCITHHKVKLEEVQKIKSLHTNIKVLCHGECKKEIRHVSDLVGSTGDIIKFATESNDKKFLIVTEEGILHQLKIKNPEKQFYFPEEGMNCINMKKTSLKNVYDGLLNLNYKIELDESLRLKAYDALINMHTLGGK; via the coding sequence ATGAAAACAAATTTAAAAGATGAAATAGCCTATTTAAAAAAAGAAAGAAATGCCATAATACTTGCTCACTATTATCAAAAACCTGAAATTCAAGATATAGCAGATGCAGTAGGTGATTCTTACTACCTAAGTAAAATAGCAAAGGATTGTAGTGAATCCACAATATTATTTTGCGGAGTAAAATTTATGGCTGAAAGTGCTAAAATTCTTTCTCCTGATAAAACCATACTTTTGCCTGTATTTGATGCTGGATGTCCAATGGCAGATATGGTATCCAAAAAAGATGTATTAAGTTTAAGGGAAAATCATCCTGATGCAAAGGTGGTATGTTATATAAACTCTTCTGCTGAAGTAAAATCTGTATGTGATGTTTGTTGTACTTCATCAAATGCAATAAACATTATAAAAAACTTACAAGAGAAAAAAATAATTTTTATTCCAGACAAAAATTTAGGAGAATATGTACAATCCCAAATACCGGATAAAGAAATAATATTATGGAATGGTTTTTGCATAACTCACCACAAAGTAAAGTTAGAAGAAGTTCAAAAAATTAAGAGCTTACATACTAATATAAAAGTTTTGTGTCATGGAGAATGTAAAAAAGAAATTCGTCATGTTTCTGATTTGGTAGGAAGTACAGGAGATATTATAAAATTTGCAACAGAAAGCAATGATAAAAAATTTTTAATAGTTACTGAAGAAGGAATTCTTCATCAGTTAAAAATAAAAAATCCAGAAAAACAATTCTATTTTCCTGAAGAAGGAATGAACTGCATAAACATGAAAAAAACTTCTTTAAAAAATGTTTATGATGGTCTTTTAAATTTAAATTATAAAATAGAATTAGATGAAAGTTTAAGATTAAAAGCCTATGATGCTCTTATAAATATGCATACTTTAGGAGGCAAATAA